From Leptolyngbya iicbica LK, a single genomic window includes:
- a CDS encoding S66 peptidase family protein, whose translation MGRRPTRRQLIAGAGAIAATLPFATRASAQATTPRPLKPPRLHPGDTVGIISPAGATFNTTDLDIVMDAVRGLGLVPRPAPHVLAQYGYLAGKDRDRAADVNQFFADPAIKALLPIRGDWGCARILPYLDYDLIRQNPKIITGFSDLTALLLGITAQTGLVTFHGPNGLTAWRPDQTEPFRQVLFDGQALTFENPIAGEDRDRLMQTRFRVQTITPGQARGKLYGGNLSVISGIVGSPYVPDLTGAILFLEDVGESIYRIDRMLTQLKLAGVLDQLAGFVFGQCTNCGPSGGYGGLTLEQVLTDHIAPLGIPAWWNAAIGHVEPILTLPLGLTVTMDATAGQIAMTEGAIV comes from the coding sequence ATGGGACGACGACCCACACGACGACAATTGATCGCGGGAGCCGGAGCGATCGCGGCGACGCTACCGTTTGCCACCAGGGCCAGCGCCCAAGCGACCACCCCCCGCCCCCTCAAACCGCCGCGTTTGCATCCCGGTGATACCGTCGGCATCATCAGCCCGGCGGGGGCGACCTTCAATACCACCGACTTAGACATCGTGATGGATGCCGTGCGCGGACTCGGCTTGGTGCCCCGTCCCGCGCCCCACGTGTTGGCACAGTATGGTTACCTCGCCGGAAAAGATCGCGATCGCGCCGCCGATGTCAACCAGTTTTTTGCCGACCCGGCCATCAAAGCCCTGTTACCGATTCGCGGCGACTGGGGCTGCGCTCGCATCCTGCCCTATCTGGATTACGACCTGATTCGCCAAAATCCGAAAATCATCACGGGCTTTAGCGACCTGACTGCGCTGCTGCTGGGCATTACTGCCCAAACCGGACTCGTCACCTTTCATGGCCCCAACGGCCTCACTGCCTGGCGACCCGACCAAACGGAACCCTTTCGTCAGGTGCTGTTTGATGGGCAAGCGTTGACCTTTGAAAATCCCATCGCAGGGGAAGACCGCGATCGCCTCATGCAAACCCGCTTTCGCGTGCAAACCATCACCCCGGGGCAAGCCCGGGGGAAACTGTACGGCGGCAATCTGTCCGTCATTTCCGGCATCGTCGGCTCCCCCTACGTCCCCGATCTCACGGGAGCCATCCTCTTTTTAGAAGACGTGGGGGAATCGATTTACCGCATCGATCGCATGTTGACCCAGCTCAAACTCGCTGGCGTCTTGGATCAACTTGCTGGCTTCGTCTTCGGCCAATGCACCAACTGCGGCCCCTCTGGCGGCTACGGTGGCCTCACCCTCGAACAAGTGCTGACCGATCACATCGCGCCCCTCGGCATCCCCGCCTGGTGGAACGCCGCGATCGGTCACGTCGAACCCATCCTCACCCTGCCCCTGGGCCTCACAGTCACCATGGACGCCACTGCTGGCCAGATTGCGATGACAGAAGGGGCGATCGTTTAG
- a CDS encoding phosphatase PAP2 family protein has translation MQQLKSLFKAWQRWVHPQLMTFIATVGGLWLGICLLLILLLAHLSDEVLEQEAFWFDETILLSLHQWANPTLDHIMLGITQLGSPAIVVPLACITISWLCWRHQWRGAVVFFFTCLGAVGLSIGLKLLFGKARPQLWPPLIVETTYSFPSGHALGAMVLYGLLAYLVAQRYGNFKVLIYGTAAMLIGAIGLSRLYLGVHWPTDVLAGYGIGFLWLSLGIGLLRLTTHP, from the coding sequence ATGCAACAGCTGAAATCCTTATTCAAAGCATGGCAGCGGTGGGTTCATCCCCAACTAATGACCTTTATCGCGACCGTGGGTGGGCTCTGGCTAGGGATATGCCTGCTGCTGATCCTACTCCTTGCTCACTTATCTGATGAGGTGCTAGAGCAAGAGGCCTTCTGGTTTGATGAGACGATTTTGCTGAGTCTGCATCAGTGGGCCAACCCAACCCTGGATCACATCATGCTGGGGATTACGCAACTCGGGAGTCCCGCCATTGTGGTGCCGTTAGCCTGCATCACTATCAGTTGGCTCTGTTGGCGACACCAATGGCGGGGGGCTGTTGTCTTTTTCTTCACGTGTTTGGGCGCTGTAGGCCTGAGCATCGGTCTGAAGCTATTGTTTGGCAAAGCGCGCCCCCAGCTCTGGCCGCCGCTGATTGTTGAAACGACCTACAGTTTTCCAAGCGGTCACGCTTTAGGCGCGATGGTGCTCTATGGCTTACTGGCGTATCTGGTGGCGCAGCGCTATGGGAATTTTAAAGTGCTGATTTATGGCACGGCGGCAATGTTGATCGGGGCCATTGGCCTGAGTCGGCTTTATTTAGGCGTCCACTGGCCGACGGATGTGCTGGCTGGCTATGGTATTGGCTTTCTTTGGCTCAGCTTGGGCATCGGGCTACTGCGGCTGACAACACACCCTTGA
- a CDS encoding Uma2 family endonuclease, with product MVRSPSKPISLEEFLTLPETKPASEYIDGQIIQKPMPQGKHSTIQTEFSATVNVILKSAKIARAFSELRCTFGGRSTVPDISVFTWQRIPRDPNGEVANTFPFAPDWTIEILSPDQSQTKVTKNILHCLNHGTQMGWLIDPDEQTVFVYLPKQQPEVFDQSGQILPVPDFASELNLTISVIFGWLLE from the coding sequence ATGGTACGGTCTCCCTCTAAACCCATCTCTCTGGAGGAATTTCTGACGCTGCCAGAAACTAAACCTGCCAGTGAATATATTGACGGGCAGATTATTCAGAAACCCATGCCACAGGGAAAGCACAGCACCATTCAAACTGAATTCTCTGCCACGGTTAATGTGATTCTGAAATCTGCAAAAATTGCCCGAGCATTTTCGGAATTGCGTTGTACGTTTGGTGGTCGCTCAACCGTTCCCGATATATCAGTATTTACCTGGCAAAGAATTCCCCGTGACCCAAATGGTGAGGTTGCCAACACCTTTCCATTTGCGCCTGACTGGACGATTGAAATCCTCTCACCGGATCAAAGCCAGACCAAAGTCACCAAAAATATTTTGCATTGCCTGAATCATGGAACTCAAATGGGTTGGCTGATTGACCCGGATGAGCAAACTGTTTTTGTGTACCTGCCAAAACAGCAGCCTGAAGTATTCGACCAATCTGGACAGATCTTGCCCGTCCCTGACTTTGCCAGTGAGTTGAATTTGACGATCAGTGTCATTTTCGGTTGGTTGTTGGAGTAA
- a CDS encoding DUF2949 domain-containing protein produces MSRNRIEQLVNFVQQEFGLARAEVLTALHHKESASQLPLILWQYGFITVQQLDRLFDWLAGAQLRSIDG; encoded by the coding sequence ATGAGCAGAAACCGCATCGAGCAGTTGGTTAACTTTGTGCAACAAGAGTTTGGCCTCGCGCGCGCTGAGGTGCTCACGGCGCTGCATCATAAGGAGTCGGCCAGTCAGTTGCCCCTCATTCTCTGGCAGTATGGGTTCATTACCGTTCAGCAACTTGATCGCCTCTTTGATTGGTTAGCCGGTGCCCAACTCCGATCAATTGACGGGTAA
- the hemN gene encoding oxygen-independent coproporphyrinogen III oxidase codes for MYTDVPAVEFNADLLHKYNRPLPRYTSYPPATELSADFHEVDFRAAIATGNYKQTPLSLYCHIPFCESACYFCGCNTVITQLKSVADPYLDALIRNIEQMAALTSDRRPVNQLHWGGGTPNYLTLPQIERLWAALNQHFTLADQAEVSIEVNPAYLSRDQVMLLRQLGFNRISFGIQDFDPQVQVAVNRIQPEALLFEVMGWIREAGFESVNVDLIYGLPYQNLHTFRETLTKTRALDPDRIAVFNFAYVPWMKPTQKKHIDPATLPDPEAKLEIFHMTIDELTTHGYQFIGMDHFAKPDDELAISQRQGALHRNFQGYTTQPESDLLAFGMTSISMTHDVYVQNHKSLKDFYRAIESDQLPIAKGVNLNRDDVIRRTIIMELMCQFRLDKTELETKYHLSFDTDFDEYFAAEQAELQALEADGLVRSSPNHIEVTPAGRLLIRNIAAVFDTFLHRQQTRQFSQSV; via the coding sequence ATGTACACCGACGTTCCTGCGGTTGAATTTAACGCCGACCTGCTGCACAAATACAATCGACCGCTGCCCCGCTACACCAGCTATCCCCCCGCCACAGAACTTTCCGCAGACTTTCACGAAGTTGACTTTCGGGCAGCGATCGCCACCGGCAACTACAAGCAAACGCCCCTCTCCCTTTACTGCCATATTCCGTTTTGCGAAAGCGCCTGTTATTTTTGCGGCTGCAACACCGTCATCACCCAGCTCAAAAGCGTCGCAGATCCCTATTTGGATGCCTTGATTCGCAATATCGAACAGATGGCAGCCTTGACGAGCGATCGTCGTCCGGTCAACCAGCTGCACTGGGGCGGTGGCACGCCCAACTATTTGACCCTGCCGCAAATCGAACGGTTGTGGGCAGCGCTCAACCAGCACTTCACCTTGGCCGACCAGGCCGAAGTTTCCATTGAGGTGAACCCGGCTTATCTCAGTCGCGACCAGGTGATGTTGCTGCGGCAACTGGGATTCAACCGCATCAGCTTTGGCATTCAAGATTTTGATCCCCAAGTGCAAGTAGCGGTCAACCGCATTCAGCCCGAGGCGCTGTTATTTGAGGTGATGGGGTGGATTCGCGAAGCTGGATTTGAAAGCGTCAACGTCGATTTGATCTATGGCCTGCCCTACCAGAACCTCCATACTTTCCGCGAAACGCTGACCAAAACCCGCGCCCTGGACCCCGATCGCATTGCCGTCTTTAACTTTGCCTATGTGCCCTGGATGAAGCCCACCCAGAAAAAGCACATCGATCCGGCCACGCTACCTGACCCCGAAGCGAAGCTAGAAATTTTTCACATGACCATTGATGAGTTGACCACCCACGGCTATCAGTTCATCGGCATGGATCATTTTGCGAAACCGGATGATGAATTGGCGATCTCCCAGCGTCAGGGCGCACTGCACCGCAACTTTCAGGGCTACACGACCCAGCCCGAGTCAGACCTGTTGGCCTTTGGCATGACCTCCATCAGCATGACTCACGACGTGTACGTGCAAAACCACAAGTCGTTAAAGGACTTTTATCGGGCGATTGAAAGCGATCAGTTGCCGATTGCCAAAGGGGTCAACCTGAACCGGGACGACGTGATTCGGCGCACCATCATCATGGAACTCATGTGCCAGTTTCGACTCGATAAAACTGAACTGGAGACGAAGTATCATCTCAGCTTCGACACTGACTTTGATGAATATTTCGCGGCCGAACAGGCCGAACTCCAGGCACTAGAGGCGGATGGATTGGTGCGGTCATCTCCCAATCACATTGAGGTGACTCCAGCGGGTCGGCTGCTGATTCGCAATATTGCGGCGGTGTTTGACACCTTCTTGCATCGCCAGCAAACCCGACAATTTTCCCAGTCGGTGTAA
- a CDS encoding heme oxygenase (biliverdin-producing), translating to MDLAMRLREGTKHAHTAAENTAFMKCFLKGIVEREPFRKLTADLYFVYQALENALDEQIHHPAVSKVYFPALRRVPKLEADLAYYYGDDWRHQIQASPKGLAYVDRIQTVARENPALLIAHAYVRYMGDLSGGQSLRHIARSAMNLPPDQGTGLHEFDAFPTVESRRAFKMTYRDALNAIEVDEATAQAIVDEANLAFQMNRDVFHEMEEDVRAAIGDHVFDLITRQDKPGSTDRTPGHSSVELVAAEA from the coding sequence ATGGATTTGGCCATGCGCCTGCGTGAAGGCACTAAACATGCGCATACCGCAGCAGAAAATACCGCTTTTATGAAGTGTTTTTTGAAAGGAATTGTCGAGCGTGAACCCTTTCGCAAACTGACGGCTGACTTGTATTTCGTTTACCAAGCGCTAGAAAATGCCCTGGATGAGCAGATTCATCATCCCGCAGTGAGCAAGGTGTATTTTCCCGCCTTGCGGCGCGTACCCAAACTGGAAGCCGATCTGGCTTACTACTACGGGGACGACTGGCGTCACCAGATTCAAGCGTCACCCAAAGGATTGGCCTATGTCGATCGCATTCAAACTGTCGCTCGGGAAAATCCGGCGTTGCTGATTGCCCATGCCTACGTGCGCTATATGGGCGACTTGTCTGGGGGCCAGAGTCTCCGCCACATCGCGCGTTCGGCGATGAATCTGCCACCGGATCAAGGGACAGGACTCCATGAGTTCGATGCTTTTCCAACGGTTGAGTCGCGGCGCGCCTTCAAAATGACCTATCGCGATGCGCTGAATGCGATTGAGGTGGATGAAGCGACGGCCCAGGCCATTGTGGATGAGGCCAACCTCGCCTTTCAAATGAACCGCGATGTCTTTCATGAAATGGAAGAGGACGTGCGGGCAGCGATCGGCGATCACGTCTTTGACCTCATTACCCGCCAAGACAAACCCGGCAGCACCGATCGCACGCCCGGCCATTCTTCCGTTGAACTGGTCGCTGCCGAGGCCTAG
- a CDS encoding AAA family ATPase gives MSTAPDVSLWLLIGLPGSGKSTWARHFLQTAPAIAYISTDQIRGELFGNEATQGPWPQVWGQGTYQMREAVRQSQEGELHGALYDATNVRRRDRRRVMQTAQSLGFTRLLAVWFDVPLGICLQRNQGRSRQVPPAVIATMSRQLAGAPPQPEEGFAAIYRLS, from the coding sequence ATGTCCACTGCGCCCGACGTCTCCCTCTGGTTACTAATTGGTTTACCGGGCAGCGGCAAATCGACTTGGGCGCGGCACTTTTTGCAAACGGCTCCCGCGATCGCCTACATCTCGACCGATCAAATTCGCGGTGAATTGTTTGGCAATGAGGCCACTCAAGGGCCTTGGCCGCAAGTGTGGGGCCAAGGCACTTATCAGATGCGTGAGGCAGTGCGGCAGAGCCAGGAGGGCGAGCTGCACGGGGCGCTATACGATGCGACCAATGTCCGCCGCCGCGATCGCCGTCGAGTGATGCAAACGGCGCAGTCACTCGGGTTTACGCGGCTGTTGGCCGTCTGGTTCGATGTGCCTCTGGGGATCTGTCTCCAGCGAAATCAAGGGCGATCGCGGCAGGTGCCCCCCGCCGTCATCGCGACCATGTCGCGGCAGCTAGCCGGAGCGCCACCCCAACCTGAGGAAGGCTTTGCCGCCATCTATCGTCTGAGCTAG
- a CDS encoding alpha/beta fold hydrolase, translated as MPNSDQLTGKPLRLRPGVQLQVCHEPGTQPAIAFLHGGLGNRFNLRSQYEFAVAQGWEAVAYDLAGHGQSSPYPCYSIGRHCRDLTRLLRHFRIQRPILFAHSYGVPIALEWCQRHPVAGLVLVAGGTHDLDPWWEVPLMQSLAWGGRHLFRLHWVQRLAARFSSDRTHATLQQFLAESPVPAHFAPYQALQIFWGYNFFTRRSGTWQLNYPTLIISGGQDPMFTHDMGAALVQHFPQGHHLHLENAGHLVMAEYPDTINQALLDFWNQANRALRR; from the coding sequence GTGCCCAACTCCGATCAATTGACGGGTAAACCATTACGGCTGCGGCCCGGAGTGCAGCTACAGGTCTGTCATGAGCCGGGCACGCAACCCGCGATCGCCTTCCTCCATGGGGGGTTGGGCAACCGATTTAACCTGCGATCGCAATACGAATTTGCCGTGGCGCAGGGATGGGAGGCGGTCGCCTACGATCTGGCCGGTCACGGTCAATCTAGCCCCTATCCCTGCTACTCCATTGGTCGCCACTGCCGCGATTTGACCCGCCTCCTGAGGCATTTCCGCATCCAGCGGCCTATTCTATTTGCCCACAGCTATGGTGTGCCCATCGCCCTGGAATGGTGTCAACGCCATCCCGTCGCGGGGCTGGTGTTGGTTGCCGGGGGCACCCACGATCTCGATCCGTGGTGGGAAGTGCCGCTGATGCAGAGCTTGGCTTGGGGAGGCCGGCATCTGTTTCGCCTGCACTGGGTACAGCGCTTGGCGGCCAGGTTTTCGAGCGATCGCACCCACGCCACCCTGCAACAATTCCTGGCGGAAAGTCCGGTTCCAGCACATTTCGCTCCCTACCAGGCGCTGCAAATTTTCTGGGGCTACAACTTTTTTACCCGCCGCTCAGGCACTTGGCAACTCAACTATCCCACCCTCATCATTAGCGGCGGCCAAGACCCTATGTTCACCCACGACATGGGCGCAGCCTTAGTCCAGCATTTTCCCCAAGGACACCATTTACATTTGGAAAATGCCGGTCATCTCGTCATGGCTGAGTATCCTGACACGATCAACCAGGCATTACTCGACTTTTGGAACCAGGCCAATAGAGCGTTGCGCAGATAG
- a CDS encoding tetratricopeptide repeat protein translates to MKTTLPNYSNALASSRSITTPQPPARQPRFVPETEAMRHCERGRLLLHGGQYERALQQFEQALAWQPHAIAGWCGRAEALACLDRHAAALSSVEQAQALSTVVDTQIWLQKAVLLIWLERYEEALYCCTLILHRHPDHVQAWLFQGVALHRLGRYGAARRSYHRVTALTQPQQSRPFRRAGHEQKPHRAVG, encoded by the coding sequence ATGAAAACGACTCTTCCCAATTATTCAAACGCTTTGGCGTCAAGTCGCTCGATCACGACCCCGCAACCGCCTGCCAGGCAGCCCCGATTTGTCCCCGAGACCGAGGCCATGCGCCACTGTGAAAGGGGCCGCTTGCTGCTGCATGGCGGCCAGTATGAACGCGCACTACAGCAGTTTGAGCAGGCACTGGCCTGGCAGCCGCATGCGATTGCGGGGTGGTGTGGTCGAGCCGAGGCCCTGGCTTGCCTTGATCGCCATGCTGCCGCCTTAAGCAGCGTCGAACAGGCTCAGGCGTTATCGACCGTTGTGGATACTCAAATTTGGCTGCAAAAAGCCGTGCTGCTGATTTGGCTCGAGCGCTATGAAGAGGCTTTATATTGCTGCACCTTGATCTTGCACAGACACCCTGATCACGTTCAGGCATGGTTATTTCAAGGGGTGGCGCTACATCGCTTGGGGCGCTATGGCGCGGCGCGGCGCAGCTACCACCGCGTCACCGCCTTAACCCAACCTCAGCAGTCTCGTCCATTTAGGAGGGCCGGTCATGAGCAGAAACCGCATCGAGCAGTTGGTTAA
- a CDS encoding universal stress protein — protein sequence MSVYQKILVAIDQSPRSEEVFKQATELAKLQGAKLMLLHCLTLPRSNQDFGDRYNANLDKFMQQAQAQVNDSMEATRKWMNGFVHDAENLGVEVDWDWRIGEAGHQLCAVAKDWGADLIVLGRRGHQGLKEVVLGSVSNYVLHRAPCSVMVIQGQPAA from the coding sequence ATGAGTGTATATCAAAAAATTCTAGTCGCGATCGATCAGTCCCCTCGGTCTGAAGAGGTGTTTAAGCAGGCCACAGAATTGGCCAAGTTGCAGGGGGCCAAACTGATGTTGTTGCACTGTCTGACGTTGCCGCGCTCAAATCAGGATTTTGGCGATCGCTACAACGCCAACCTCGACAAATTTATGCAGCAGGCGCAAGCGCAGGTGAATGACAGCATGGAAGCCACCCGTAAATGGATGAACGGCTTTGTGCATGATGCGGAAAATCTGGGCGTCGAAGTCGATTGGGACTGGCGCATCGGCGAGGCCGGACATCAACTCTGTGCCGTAGCTAAAGATTGGGGGGCAGACCTGATTGTGTTGGGTCGTCGCGGCCACCAAGGACTCAAGGAAGTGGTGCTCGGCAGCGTCAGTAACTATGTGCTGCATCGGGCTCCCTGCTCGGTCATGGTGATTCAGGGACAGCCTGCGGCGTGA